Proteins encoded within one genomic window of Lactococcus garvieae:
- a CDS encoding alpha/beta hydrolase, whose protein sequence is MYKKVLLKGLLWFLGIVVGLFLLVVIAFNVSPKPGVWIIRHMFNSEVQITAPESYRKAQEKITTVQDQSYASRFKDNSYDIYYPKQSQEALPVLIWVHGGGFVGGDKKGTQEFATRLAADAHIAVLSMNYETAPESGYPNQVMQLSELVQSLKKEKYKFLDLSKIMLGGDSAGSQIALQYAATQTNASYGKDVGVPQDLDKKVLKGAISYCGPVNLTQMTNVRSSSQFMKFFVTTVAWAEIGTKNWQDSPKLDEISIVNHLTSDFPATYITDGNAYSFQDQGIAFEKKLKELKVPVRGLFYKDLEKEITHEYQFDYSLKESQECYRQTLEFVREYKDK, encoded by the coding sequence ATGTATAAAAAAGTACTGTTGAAAGGCCTGTTATGGTTTTTGGGTATTGTAGTAGGATTGTTCTTATTAGTGGTGATTGCATTTAATGTCTCGCCTAAACCAGGCGTTTGGATTATTCGTCATATGTTTAACTCTGAAGTACAAATTACTGCACCTGAATCTTACCGAAAAGCTCAGGAAAAGATTACGACTGTGCAAGATCAAAGCTATGCGTCACGTTTTAAAGATAATTCCTACGATATATACTACCCTAAGCAAAGCCAAGAAGCGCTTCCTGTTTTGATTTGGGTGCATGGTGGCGGTTTTGTCGGTGGCGATAAAAAAGGCACTCAGGAATTTGCTACTCGATTAGCTGCGGATGCACATATTGCCGTTTTATCTATGAATTATGAGACAGCACCTGAGTCAGGCTATCCCAATCAAGTCATGCAGCTCAGTGAGCTAGTTCAGAGCTTAAAAAAAGAGAAATACAAGTTTTTAGACCTGTCTAAAATTATGCTTGGTGGCGACAGTGCCGGCTCACAGATTGCTCTTCAGTATGCTGCAACACAGACAAATGCAAGCTATGGAAAAGATGTAGGCGTGCCACAAGATTTAGATAAAAAAGTACTGAAGGGTGCAATATCTTACTGTGGACCTGTGAATCTCACACAGATGACCAATGTTCGCTCAAGTAGTCAATTCATGAAATTCTTTGTAACCACTGTCGCTTGGGCAGAAATCGGAACTAAGAACTGGCAGGACAGCCCAAAACTGGACGAGATAAGTATTGTAAATCACTTAACCTCAGATTTTCCAGCAACTTATATTACTGATGGGAATGCCTACTCTTTTCAAGATCAAGGGATTGCCTTTGAGAAGAAGTTGAAGGAATTAAAGGTTCCTGTACGTGGCTTGTTTTATAAAGATTTAGAAAAAGAGATTACGCACGAGTATCAGTTTGACTACTCACTCAAAGAATCCCAAGAATGTTACCGACAAACCTTGGAGTTCGTGAGAGAATATAAAGATAAATAG
- a CDS encoding AraC family transcriptional regulator: MDYEALLFVTKQLYYKYLIPFVVINDADEIIIPKKVDYLESYLTSPYLKQMVKGQISLFEDKDHFFSSFYCDLLEYKNCRVLIGPCGILGTATESYKFNNHNYLAGVHYSKESRKTFMDFVELLYALLNGKLPDSTNYKWIVRQKLSKAHTDVILEKNLSLRRYDGSSFDSYEFEKRYIEAIKRNEPEKLEWIFKKMNSTYDAELSTSKLEALKYKYASLIAILTRVSISNGVPILQAYSLSDSLIQKLQRIHSTHECLAHIKESSFLFMELIHSFPYSEKSHLVKQVLYYIDDHLYEQITLKNLSDYTQKNATHLSTEFKKAVGHTIHKYIIQKKIAEAKHLLLFTSQSYKEIALQLSFSSQSHFIQSFKRIEDMTPLEFRNKYFSSIF; this comes from the coding sequence ATGGATTATGAGGCTCTACTATTCGTTACAAAACAGCTCTATTATAAGTACTTGATTCCTTTTGTGGTTATTAACGATGCAGATGAAATAATCATTCCTAAAAAAGTCGATTATTTAGAAAGCTACCTCACAAGTCCTTATCTCAAACAGATGGTGAAAGGTCAGATTTCTTTGTTTGAAGATAAGGATCATTTTTTCAGCAGTTTTTATTGCGACTTACTGGAATATAAAAATTGTAGAGTCTTAATAGGTCCCTGTGGCATACTTGGTACAGCAACAGAGTCTTATAAGTTTAATAATCACAATTATTTAGCAGGTGTGCATTACTCCAAAGAGAGTCGAAAGACCTTTATGGACTTTGTAGAGCTCTTGTATGCTCTGCTCAATGGAAAGCTCCCCGACAGTACTAATTATAAATGGATTGTACGTCAAAAACTCAGCAAGGCACATACCGATGTTATTTTAGAAAAAAACCTGTCCCTCAGACGTTACGACGGTTCTTCATTTGACTCCTATGAGTTTGAAAAAAGATATATCGAGGCTATTAAACGAAATGAACCTGAAAAATTAGAGTGGATTTTCAAGAAAATGAACAGTACCTATGATGCTGAACTCTCAACAAGTAAACTCGAAGCTTTAAAGTATAAATATGCCTCATTAATTGCGATACTCACTCGAGTGAGTATTAGTAATGGTGTACCGATACTTCAAGCATATAGTTTATCTGACTCGCTGATTCAAAAATTACAGCGTATTCACTCTACTCATGAATGCCTAGCGCATATAAAAGAAAGTTCTTTCCTCTTTATGGAGCTCATACATAGCTTCCCATACTCCGAGAAAAGCCATCTTGTCAAGCAAGTCTTATACTATATCGACGATCATCTGTATGAGCAGATTACACTGAAAAACTTATCTGATTATACGCAAAAAAACGCCACTCACTTGTCTACAGAGTTCAAAAAAGCCGTGGGACACACGATACATAAATATATTATTCAGAAAAAAATTGCTGAGGCAAAACATCTCTTGCTGTTTACATCCCAAAGCTATAAGGAAATTGCTCTGCAGCTCAGCTTCTCTAGCCAAAGTCATTTCATCCAGAGCTTTAAACGTATCGAAGACATGACACCTTTAGAGTTTAGAAACAAGTATTTTTCATCAATTTTCTGA
- a CDS encoding Nif3-like dinuclear metal center hexameric protein, which translates to MKIRDFVSLYEEFCPKELAVEGDPVGLQIGSLDAEVKKVLVALDIREQTVLEAIENGVDLILAKHPVIFRPLTNLTDADSQEKIVLDLAKAGIAVYTSHTNIDVVDGGLNDWFCELLEIQDTEVLTEEGLGRVGNIEPMNLAAFSEKMKQAFNLDHIRLVTYDHSLEQMIRRVAICGGSGGKFWPDAKAKGADIYITGDIYYHAGHDQLSQGLIGLDPGHYLEHLFIPKVSEKLKGFTPEVEILESKVNTNPFYDI; encoded by the coding sequence ATGAAAATCAGAGATTTTGTATCCTTGTATGAAGAGTTTTGTCCGAAAGAGCTGGCAGTCGAGGGAGATCCTGTAGGGTTACAGATTGGTTCCTTAGATGCTGAGGTAAAGAAAGTTTTAGTTGCACTGGATATTCGTGAACAGACTGTTCTTGAAGCGATTGAAAATGGTGTCGACCTGATATTAGCGAAGCATCCAGTGATCTTTCGTCCTCTGACAAACTTAACAGATGCGGACAGTCAAGAGAAGATTGTACTTGACTTGGCTAAAGCTGGTATCGCTGTGTACACCAGTCATACGAATATCGATGTCGTAGATGGCGGTCTTAATGACTGGTTCTGTGAACTTTTGGAGATACAGGATACAGAAGTTTTGACGGAAGAGGGACTGGGACGTGTCGGGAATATTGAACCGATGAACTTGGCTGCTTTTTCTGAGAAGATGAAGCAAGCTTTCAACTTAGACCACATACGTCTGGTTACGTATGACCACTCACTGGAGCAAATGATTCGTCGTGTTGCTATATGTGGGGGTAGTGGTGGCAAGTTTTGGCCCGATGCTAAGGCGAAAGGTGCGGACATCTATATCACGGGAGACATATATTATCATGCTGGGCATGATCAGCTTTCCCAAGGTCTGATTGGGCTTGACCCTGGGCATTACTTGGAACATTTATTCATCCCCAAGGTTTCTGAAAAATTAAAAGGCTTTACTCCAGAGGTAGAGATATTAGAAAGCAAAGTGAATACCAATCCTTTTTATGATATTTAG
- a CDS encoding tRNA (adenine(22)-N(1))-methyltransferase, giving the protein MNEIKLSKRLQAVADLVTQGSRLLDVGSDHAYLPTYLVQQERIGFAIAGEVVKGPYQIAQNHVHEQNLQDKIEVRLANGLAAFEEADEISSIVIAGMGGILISEILEAGKEKLSKVEQLVLQPNNHEESLRAWLMANDFSITSEKILLEAGKIYEIIVAQHGKSSLNETELTFGPYLSQEKSDVFRTKWNKELNTLNKILERLPENHEKRAEVQAEKEKIEGVLQ; this is encoded by the coding sequence ATGAATGAAATAAAACTCTCAAAACGTCTTCAAGCTGTAGCTGATCTTGTAACCCAAGGTAGCCGACTTCTTGATGTGGGAAGCGACCATGCTTATCTTCCTACCTACCTAGTTCAACAAGAGAGGATAGGCTTTGCTATTGCTGGAGAAGTGGTCAAAGGCCCTTATCAGATAGCTCAAAATCATGTGCATGAACAAAATTTACAAGACAAAATAGAAGTAAGACTCGCCAATGGTTTAGCAGCTTTTGAAGAAGCAGATGAAATCTCGAGCATTGTCATTGCTGGCATGGGTGGGATATTAATTTCTGAGATTTTGGAAGCGGGAAAAGAAAAACTAAGTAAGGTTGAGCAACTTGTTTTACAGCCCAATAATCATGAGGAGAGTCTACGTGCGTGGTTGATGGCGAATGATTTCTCTATCACATCCGAAAAAATCCTCCTTGAAGCAGGAAAAATATATGAGATTATTGTGGCTCAGCATGGCAAGTCGAGCTTGAATGAAACAGAGCTCACCTTTGGTCCCTACCTGTCTCAAGAAAAGTCCGACGTTTTCCGTACAAAATGGAATAAAGAATTAAACACTTTAAACAAGATATTAGAGCGACTCCCCGAAAACCACGAAAAACGGGCAGAAGTACAAGCAGAAAAAGAAAAGATAGAAGGAGTTCTACAATGA
- the nth gene encoding endonuclease III, producing MLSKKKFLEALDIIVKMFPEAHGELEWETPFQLLIATILSAQATDKGVNKATPALFAKYPDPESLAQADIADVEQCIRTIGLYKTKAKNIVKTAQMLVRDFNGELPRDKKLLQTLPGVGRKTANVVLGETYGIPGIAVDTHVERVSKRLDIVPQKASVLEVEEKLMRLIPEDRWVKTHHHLIFFGRYHCTARAPKCEECPVLEYCKFGKKKLNE from the coding sequence ATGCTAAGTAAGAAAAAATTTTTGGAAGCTCTGGATATCATCGTCAAGATGTTCCCAGAAGCGCATGGAGAGCTGGAGTGGGAGACTCCCTTTCAGCTGTTGATTGCGACCATTTTATCTGCTCAAGCAACGGATAAAGGTGTAAATAAAGCGACTCCCGCTCTTTTTGCCAAATATCCTGATCCTGAAAGTCTCGCACAGGCAGACATTGCAGATGTGGAGCAATGTATCCGAACGATAGGACTTTATAAAACGAAGGCTAAAAATATCGTAAAGACAGCGCAAATGCTGGTCCGTGATTTTAACGGTGAACTTCCTCGGGATAAAAAGCTGCTGCAAACTTTACCTGGTGTCGGGCGAAAAACGGCCAATGTTGTTTTAGGGGAGACCTATGGCATACCGGGTATCGCAGTGGATACTCACGTGGAACGTGTATCTAAACGGTTAGATATCGTGCCCCAAAAGGCCAGCGTACTTGAAGTAGAAGAAAAACTGATGCGGCTTATCCCAGAAGACCGCTGGGTGAAAACACATCATCATCTTATCTTTTTTGGACGTTATCACTGTACAGCTCGTGCCCCCAAATGTGAAGAATGTCCTGTTCTCGAATACTGCAAATTTGGAAAGAAAAAATTAAATGAATGA
- a CDS encoding DnaD domain-containing protein, translating to MTYYENYMAGHIILPHALLEHFAQLFPSAEDFLVWLYLYENRDSAPSDIAGKIGKKLSDVNRSIDKLQEFGSLKVTLLEISGDMETIFDVTPALKRLDELSGLTNESAKEEEHPPLQNKGQLQELVNIFEAEMGMITPMQSEELRILLFEEKYDLELIKLALREAVVNRKVSLNYIKAILRNWRNDGLMSTQAVEQRKEERTETAQSHKTTDFYIPMDGPWNGK from the coding sequence ATGACCTACTACGAAAATTATATGGCTGGACACATCATTCTTCCTCATGCTTTGCTGGAGCATTTTGCCCAGCTTTTCCCTTCCGCAGAGGACTTTTTGGTTTGGCTTTATTTATATGAAAATCGAGACAGTGCTCCGAGTGATATTGCGGGAAAGATTGGCAAGAAACTCTCAGATGTCAACCGCAGTATTGACAAGCTGCAGGAGTTTGGCTCTCTTAAAGTGACCTTGTTAGAAATATCAGGGGATATGGAAACGATCTTTGATGTTACACCAGCTCTGAAAAGGCTGGATGAGTTATCAGGCTTGACGAATGAATCTGCAAAAGAAGAAGAGCATCCTCCACTGCAAAATAAAGGTCAGCTTCAAGAACTGGTAAATATTTTTGAAGCCGAGATGGGGATGATTACGCCCATGCAGAGTGAGGAACTCCGCATTCTTCTTTTTGAAGAGAAGTATGATCTTGAACTTATCAAGCTGGCTCTCCGTGAGGCGGTGGTCAACCGTAAGGTATCGCTCAACTATATCAAGGCCATTTTACGGAACTGGCGTAATGATGGTTTGATGAGTACTCAGGCTGTTGAACAACGGAAAGAGGAAAGAACAGAGACCGCACAGAGTCATAAAACTACTGACTTCTATATCCCTATGGATGGTCCTTGGAACGGAAAGTAA
- a CDS encoding DUF6273 domain-containing protein, with protein sequence MTPEKKKNRRLRNYVLLSLLLLLIGGTYAFTAFNQRAINDRENQIEINVGGRVHDYYNRDTENKDVFVENYGERPIMARIRLSEFLETRQTGQDSWTQLVPGTERTNLDSWTTWMPNATNINDRLNTDPSNAFDRYAHLTFGWSREGRDAPWYMPTFNHDNMDQMTAAAGHARDYIAGGGATDGTTDGATHPGDGTDDYWSEGDSFDNSTPTWPGEAITNDAAQNLHQQRAPMTIEQWAQLQPYQQIGDFWVVDHQTGWAYWASLLEPGEATSYLLDAAEMTAAIEDTVFNGSYYYGIHVESGLVSPDNSDDFLPDGHDRLADFLTGIRNNAMDDGDQGTNPDADVDSPPSDFNFGAMYPGRIFTMSGEQYRYLENMGDGNHMIIRNNAIRNVSWNDQEAELATWYSTLGSAVQAIVQPVANSFTTGEVADAAVSFTGGNRWLPTNLIGTVANDITQVDPSGTARAFALSLADVTRLSGEDLAFPYHAQRGSAALGWWWLRTPGASGFAWCVHTNGRLGGNFVVPTSFASGGVRPALIIRNP encoded by the coding sequence ATGACACCAGAAAAGAAAAAGAACCGGAGATTACGCAACTACGTCCTTCTCTCCCTCTTATTGCTCCTCATCGGAGGCACTTATGCCTTCACCGCCTTTAACCAGCGGGCCATCAATGACCGAGAAAACCAAATCGAGATTAACGTGGGTGGCCGTGTGCACGACTACTATAACCGCGACACTGAAAACAAAGATGTCTTTGTCGAAAACTACGGCGAACGTCCCATCATGGCTCGTATCCGCTTGTCGGAGTTTTTAGAAACCCGACAAACAGGTCAAGACAGCTGGACACAACTTGTGCCAGGCACAGAGCGTACCAACTTGGACTCTTGGACCACATGGATGCCCAATGCCACCAATATCAATGACCGACTGAACACCGACCCGTCCAATGCTTTTGACCGCTATGCCCACCTGACTTTTGGCTGGAGTCGTGAAGGACGAGATGCCCCGTGGTACATGCCAACTTTCAACCATGACAACATGGATCAGATGACGGCAGCCGCAGGTCATGCCCGGGACTATATCGCAGGAGGTGGAGCAACAGACGGCACGACCGATGGCGCTACGCACCCCGGGGATGGGACTGACGATTACTGGTCGGAGGGTGACAGCTTTGACAACAGTACCCCAACTTGGCCGGGCGAAGCCATCACCAATGATGCGGCACAAAACCTCCACCAACAACGTGCCCCAATGACCATCGAGCAGTGGGCGCAACTCCAACCTTACCAACAGATCGGTGACTTCTGGGTGGTAGATCACCAAACAGGCTGGGCTTACTGGGCCTCACTCCTAGAACCGGGCGAAGCAACTTCTTACCTGCTGGATGCGGCAGAGATGACGGCGGCTATCGAAGATACGGTTTTCAATGGCTCTTACTACTATGGTATCCATGTGGAGAGTGGACTGGTCAGTCCTGACAACAGTGACGACTTCCTGCCTGATGGGCATGACCGCTTAGCGGACTTCCTCACAGGTATTCGTAACAATGCCATGGATGATGGGGACCAAGGAACAAACCCTGATGCCGATGTGGATTCTCCACCATCAGACTTTAACTTTGGAGCGATGTATCCGGGTCGAATCTTTACTATGTCAGGGGAACAATACCGTTACCTTGAAAATATGGGCGATGGCAATCACATGATTATCCGTAACAATGCCATCCGTAATGTGTCTTGGAACGACCAAGAAGCAGAACTTGCCACTTGGTATAGCACTCTTGGCAGTGCCGTCCAAGCCATAGTTCAGCCTGTCGCCAATAGCTTTACGACAGGGGAAGTTGCGGATGCTGCAGTGAGTTTTACAGGTGGTAACAGATGGCTTCCTACAAACTTAATAGGCACAGTAGCGAATGATATCACGCAAGTTGATCCAAGCGGAACCGCACGCGCCTTTGCCCTTTCTCTTGCGGACGTGACCCGCTTATCCGGGGAAGATTTAGCTTTTCCTTACCATGCACAGCGTGGTTCCGCTGCTCTAGGCTGGTGGTGGCTTCGTACCCCTGGTGCTTCAGGTTTTGCTTGGTGTGTGCATACCAATGGCCGCTTGGGTGGCAATTTTGTTGTGCCTACTAGCTTTGCTAGTGGGGGTGTCCGTCCAGCCCTCATCATCCGTAATCCTTAA
- a CDS encoding 2-hydroxycarboxylate transporter family protein — MKKLKEIKISGISLPLYAFFMIVLAATIALGKLPLNMVGITLLLVLLGHLLYFIGEKLPIMNSYLGGGSVFTLIGATLLSFFHVIPSDVITAVGKFMGGQFGFLDFYIAALICGSILGMNRSLLVKASAKFIPVALVTMVVGFFAVGGMGMLLGKGFADSVMYVSMPMMSGGMGAGITPLSQIYADGLANGNQTAIFSQLAPAVTFGNIIAIIGALSISKIFAKSKYNGHGTLVSATKEELAKPKIEFDATKIGVGMLYAFSLLMVGVILNKFFPNIHEYAFMIIIVFVLKAFDAVPKALEESVVMFNQIIMTNLTHAVLAGIGLALIDLTTLGSALTWQFIVLCLTSVVAMGLASWFLGLFLGMYPVETAIGTGMINNSMGGTGNIAVLSASDRMEMIAFAQMANRLCGAIVLIMGGILIRFFYN; from the coding sequence ATGAAAAAATTAAAAGAAATAAAAATTTCAGGAATAAGTCTTCCACTCTATGCTTTTTTCATGATTGTATTAGCAGCGACCATAGCTCTTGGGAAACTCCCGCTCAACATGGTTGGGATTACCCTCTTGCTTGTATTGTTGGGACATCTTCTTTACTTCATCGGTGAGAAGTTACCAATCATGAACTCTTACCTGGGTGGTGGCTCTGTCTTTACACTGATAGGTGCAACGCTCTTGTCGTTCTTCCATGTTATCCCCTCTGATGTTATCACTGCAGTAGGGAAGTTTATGGGTGGACAGTTCGGCTTCCTTGACTTCTATATTGCAGCACTCATCTGTGGTTCAATCTTGGGTATGAACAGAAGTCTACTCGTTAAAGCATCTGCTAAATTTATCCCTGTAGCTTTAGTCACAATGGTCGTGGGCTTCTTCGCTGTTGGTGGTATGGGTATGTTGCTGGGCAAGGGCTTTGCTGACTCCGTCATGTATGTTTCAATGCCGATGATGTCAGGTGGTATGGGAGCAGGGATTACTCCGCTTTCCCAAATCTATGCTGATGGCCTTGCTAACGGCAATCAAACCGCGATTTTCTCTCAACTTGCTCCCGCCGTAACTTTTGGGAATATTATTGCGATTATCGGCGCACTGTCTATTTCTAAAATCTTTGCAAAATCAAAATACAACGGACACGGAACTTTAGTCTCAGCGACAAAAGAAGAACTCGCAAAACCAAAAATTGAATTTGATGCAACAAAAATCGGTGTTGGGATGCTTTATGCTTTCTCTCTGCTGATGGTGGGTGTTATTTTGAACAAGTTCTTCCCGAATATTCATGAATATGCCTTTATGATTATCATCGTTTTTGTACTCAAAGCTTTTGATGCAGTTCCTAAAGCTTTAGAAGAATCTGTTGTCATGTTCAACCAAATCATTATGACGAACCTTACTCATGCTGTCTTGGCTGGTATAGGTTTAGCTTTGATTGATCTGACTACACTCGGCTCTGCCTTAACCTGGCAATTCATCGTACTCTGCCTAACCAGTGTAGTGGCGATGGGCTTGGCGAGCTGGTTCCTCGGACTCTTTCTTGGCATGTATCCCGTCGAAACAGCGATTGGTACTGGGATGATTAACAACTCTATGGGTGGAACAGGAAATATCGCTGTGCTCTCAGCTTCTGATCGTATGGAGATGATTGCTTTTGCTCAGATGGCAAACCGACTCTGTGGTGCTATCGTACTTATCATGGGTGGTATCCTTATACGTTTCTTCTATAACTGA
- a CDS encoding malolactic enzyme, whose translation MRAHEILNNPFLNKGTAFTMEERKELGLIGLLPPYIQTIEEQAEQAYQHYLEKPSDLEKRHFLMEIFNTNRTLFYYLFNQHIVEFNPIVYDPVIAETIENYSRLFVDPQYAAYLDINHPENIQETLKNAAGDRNIRLIVVTDAEGILGIGDWGTQGVDISVGKLMIYTAAAGIDPASVLPIVIDAGTNRKELLEDSMYLGNRHERVYGDQYYNFVDQFVETAEDMFPKLYLHWEDFGRSNAANILNKYKKVIPTFNDDIQGTGIVVLGGIFGSLDITGEKLTDQVYLCYGGGSAGAGIAARVHAEMVSEGLSEEEAYNHFFMMDKQGLLFDDMEDLTPAQKPFAKKRADFANAGDMTDLAQVIKTVKATILVGTSTDAGAFTQEVVEAMCENTERPVIFPISNPTKKLEATAEQVITWSDGKAFVATGIPSGTISYKGVDYQIGQANNALIYPGLGLGMLASEASLLTDEMIGAAAHSLSGLVDPGAAGAPVLPPFEYVADVSIKVAEAVAKKAQEQGLAQTEEKDMAKAVRDMKWYPKY comes from the coding sequence ATGCGTGCACATGAAATTTTAAATAATCCTTTCTTAAATAAAGGAACAGCCTTTACTATGGAAGAACGTAAAGAGCTTGGCTTGATTGGTCTTTTACCCCCTTATATTCAAACAATTGAAGAACAGGCAGAACAAGCCTACCAACATTACTTGGAAAAACCATCCGATTTGGAAAAACGCCATTTCTTGATGGAAATCTTTAATACAAACCGTACTTTATTCTATTATTTGTTCAACCAACATATCGTAGAGTTTAACCCTATCGTTTATGATCCAGTTATTGCTGAAACTATCGAAAACTACAGTCGACTTTTTGTAGATCCCCAATATGCAGCTTATCTTGATATTAACCATCCCGAAAATATCCAAGAAACATTGAAAAATGCAGCTGGCGATCGCAATATCCGTCTTATCGTTGTGACAGATGCTGAAGGTATCCTTGGTATCGGCGACTGGGGTACACAAGGTGTCGATATCTCTGTTGGTAAATTAATGATTTATACTGCAGCTGCCGGTATCGACCCAGCCTCTGTACTCCCAATCGTTATCGATGCAGGTACTAACCGCAAAGAATTACTCGAAGATTCGATGTACTTAGGAAACCGTCACGAACGTGTTTATGGCGATCAATATTATAACTTTGTTGATCAGTTTGTTGAAACAGCTGAAGATATGTTCCCTAAACTTTACTTGCACTGGGAAGACTTCGGACGTTCAAACGCAGCCAACATTTTGAACAAATATAAGAAAGTTATTCCAACTTTCAATGACGATATCCAAGGAACAGGGATTGTTGTCTTAGGTGGTATCTTTGGTTCCCTCGATATCACAGGCGAAAAATTGACAGACCAAGTTTACCTTTGCTACGGTGGTGGATCTGCTGGGGCAGGTATCGCTGCTCGCGTGCACGCAGAAATGGTCAGTGAAGGCCTTTCTGAAGAAGAAGCTTATAATCATTTCTTCATGATGGACAAACAAGGTTTGCTCTTTGATGATATGGAAGACCTGACACCCGCACAAAAACCATTTGCAAAAAAACGTGCTGACTTTGCAAACGCTGGGGACATGACTGATCTGGCTCAAGTTATCAAAACAGTTAAAGCTACTATCTTGGTAGGGACTTCCACTGACGCTGGTGCTTTCACCCAAGAAGTTGTTGAAGCGATGTGTGAAAACACAGAACGTCCAGTTATCTTCCCTATCTCAAATCCAACTAAAAAATTAGAGGCAACTGCTGAGCAAGTAATCACTTGGTCTGACGGTAAAGCTTTTGTCGCAACAGGTATTCCATCAGGAACAATCTCTTACAAAGGTGTAGACTACCAAATCGGTCAAGCCAATAACGCTTTGATCTACCCAGGTTTGGGTCTTGGTATGTTGGCTTCTGAAGCTTCTCTTCTTACTGATGAAATGATTGGTGCTGCGGCACACTCATTGAGCGGTTTAGTTGATCCAGGAGCAGCTGGTGCTCCAGTACTTCCTCCGTTTGAATATGTGGCTGACGTTTCAATCAAAGTGGCAGAAGCAGTAGCCAAAAAAGCTCAAGAACAAGGTTTAGCTCAAACAGAAGAAAAAGATATGGCTAAAGCGGTTCGCGATATGAAATGGTATCCAAAATACTAA
- a CDS encoding LysR family transcriptional regulator, translated as MNLHDFEYFNALGDLLSFTAVSNHFGVSQPTITYAVKRLEQYYNCNLIHKDRSHRTVVLTDEGKILKTHVESILEELSLTEKAIEHSRKKQTHIGFPPIIRAKILAELLNDKEAMSFLSNFDLVSGGSEKLLTKLISGNIDFSLIGSTVPLMHPNLFVKLLYKREFYIFVSKDNPLATRKEISFKDTLDYPFILLDESFVHMEAFQKLNEKYKKKAKILFNFSDIQTIGQLVKSNVGITLMTDFLPFADMDSLIKIPLIPEDKQIFHVQYAYLKSAILNQDIQQLIQLLDDLDE; from the coding sequence ATGAACTTGCATGATTTCGAGTATTTTAATGCCTTAGGCGATTTATTGTCTTTTACTGCTGTTTCTAATCATTTTGGAGTAAGCCAACCTACCATTACCTATGCCGTAAAGAGATTGGAACAATATTATAACTGTAATTTAATACACAAAGATCGTTCGCATCGAACCGTTGTTTTGACGGATGAAGGAAAAATCCTAAAAACCCATGTCGAAAGCATTTTAGAAGAGTTGTCTCTGACCGAGAAGGCTATTGAACATTCTCGCAAAAAGCAAACCCATATTGGTTTTCCGCCGATTATCAGAGCAAAAATTCTCGCGGAACTGTTGAATGATAAAGAGGCGATGAGTTTTTTGTCTAACTTTGACTTGGTGTCTGGAGGTTCCGAAAAACTTTTGACTAAGCTCATTTCTGGCAACATTGATTTTAGCCTTATCGGAAGCACTGTTCCTCTCATGCATCCTAATCTTTTCGTGAAGCTTCTCTACAAACGTGAGTTTTACATCTTTGTCTCGAAAGATAACCCGCTAGCCACGCGCAAGGAGATTTCTTTTAAGGATACGCTCGATTACCCTTTTATACTCCTTGATGAAAGCTTCGTGCACATGGAGGCTTTTCAAAAGCTTAATGAAAAATATAAGAAAAAAGCAAAAATTCTTTTTAACTTTTCCGATATCCAAACTATTGGGCAACTCGTAAAATCCAATGTGGGCATTACCTTGATGACCGACTTCCTTCCTTTTGCGGATATGGATAGTCTCATAAAAATACCTCTTATACCTGAAGATAAGCAAATCTTCCATGTTCAATATGCTTATTTAAAAAGCGCCATTCTTAATCAAGATATTCAACAGCTGATACAGCTCCTTGATGATTTAGATGAATGA